ATCGAAAAGATCGTACTCAGTGATGGAACCTATATGACCAATCTTGATATCGAAAAATTGACCGAAAACCTAAGCCTCTATGCTTCTGAAAACGGTATTTCATTAACAAGTACAGATGTCATTCGTGCGAATGCCACTATGATGGAGATGATCAACTCTTACTGGCGTAGTGGTGGTGATAGCTCAGGTGAATACACCCCTCCAATTGTCCTTGATCTTAATGGCAATCTTACAACCTCTATTGCATTAGAGTCAAGCGATGTCTATTTTGATTATGATGGCGATGGTGTTAAGGAGAAAACGGCTTGGATAGAATCGGGGGATGCAATGCTTTCGATGGATCTTAATGGCGATGGGCTTATTAATAACGGTAGTGAGCTTTTTGGTAACTACACCAAACTGGCCGATGGCTCTTTAGCAAGTGATGGTTATGCCGCACTTGCTCAATATGATAGTAACCATGATAATATCATCGATGCTAACGACAGTGCTTTTGCAAGTCTAAAAATCTGGAAAGATCTTAATCAAAACGGCATCACTGATGCTGGAGAGCTTACAAGCTTACAACTGAGCAATATCTCTTCCATTCATCTTAGCAGAGAAGATGGTACCACCTTTAGCCAAATCACAGAAGCTGGCAATATCATCTCCAATCAAACAAGCTTTACTTCAAGTAGTACTACTTCAGGCATCGTCAGAGATGTTTGGTTTAAAGTCGATCAAAATGACACCATTACCAACAATGATACGTTCATTTCTACTGTAGCCAATGAGAGCTTCAGCGGAGGTGAGGGCAATGATACCTACATTATGAAACTAGGTGGTGGTAAAGATACCATCGACGATAATGACGCAACAGGTCTTGGAGTCGATACGATTCGTTTTGCAAGTGGGATTAGCGCAGACCAAATATTAGTCAAATGGGATCGACAAACCAATGGACTTGTCATTGGTATTCGTGAAAACAGTGACGATGATACTGCACTTAAAGATCTCGCCGATCAGATTGTTGTTAAAAATTGGTTTGATGCAACAGGTAAAATCGAGAAGTTTGTCTTTGCCGATGGTACTATCTTAGATGCACAAGCCATCTACGCAAAACTCATCCAAACCAAAGAGAATGGTGAACTCTCAGCTACCGTTTTAGCATCAGGTGATAGCTTAGATGGAGGTCGTTACAATGATGTTCTGTTTGGAGCAGAGGGCAATGAACTCATCAGTGGAAATGATGGTGATGACTATGTTAGTGGACAAGCAGGAGATGACCAACTTATGGGTGATGATGGTGATGATGTCCTTGATGGAGGCTTGGGTAGCGATATCTTAATGGGTGGCAATGGCGATGACTATTATATCTTTGAAAAAAGTAGTGGTCACGATTTAATTAGCGATAGCGCAGGCATCGATACCTTGATGTTAGGTGCAGGCATCACCAGAGAAGATATCCTTGCTAAAGTAGTAGGTGATGACATCATCTTAGGAGTGAAGGAAACAGGTAAAAGCTTTGAAGAGCTAAGTGACACCATCACCATTAAGAACTGGACACAAACAGGCTTTGAGATTGAAAACGTTATGTTGGATGATGGCACACTTTTAAGCCTTGATGATCTACGGAACCAAGCACCAATTCTTACAGATACTGAAGTAAGCATTGCAATGCAAGACCTACGCCAAAGCACAGGAACCATAGCTGTGACTGACCCAGATAGTGACACGCTCGTCTACAGCATCTCCACTCAAACAACACATGGAACCCTAAGTGTTGATGAAGCAGGTGCATGGGTCTATAAAGCCAATGCTGGTTATATAGGTGAAGATAGCGCCATCATTAAAGTAGATGATGGAAATGGCGGAGTAGTAGAGCAAACGCTCAACTTCGATTTAAAAGTATCAGCACCAACGATTAATACGACTGCCTTAACTCTTCTCGAAGACAATAGCTATAGCAACACCTTAGCCGTGACCAACCCCATTGGTGGTGCTTTAACCTATGCCATCCTTGATGCAACAGATTACGGTAGCTTTGTTCTCAATAGTGATGGAACCTATAACTACACACCATCACTTAACTACAATGGATCTGATAGCCTTACTCTCAAAGTGACGAATGAATATGGTCTAAGCTCTACGCAAACGATTGAGCTTAATATCACTCCGGTCAATGACACCCCAACTTTCGTTTCGAGTGAAGATGAGTCGTATTTGCTTAAAAATACACGTCTTGTCACAGGTGCTATTAATGCGAGTGATATTGATGGCGATACGTTAAGTTATGCACTTTCCACAAATCCAACCCACGGAACACTGACACTTGATGCAACCACAGGTGTATGGAGTTATGAGAGTCTCTTTGGGTATATTGGAAATGATAGTGCAACAATCAGTGTGAATGATGGTAAGGGTGGCGTGATCACTAAAAATATCATCTTTAATGCTAAAGGCTTAGTGTATGAAGGTGGAGATATCACAATCTCCGCTCAAACCATTGGCGATACCCTTGATTTAGGAACGAATGGTATGGATGCGCTTAACTTTGATAAAAGTGGCAACAACCTTACCATTACAGTTAAAGATCAAGGGGTGATTACCATTAGTGATTACTTCACCCAACCCAATCAGTCTTTGACAACACTGAGTACCTCTTGGGGTGAGATCAATATTGATAAAGAGGCAATCAAGCAAGCCGGTGGCACATGGTGGTGGCCATTTGGAAGTGCTACTGCAAATAATAGTGTTGATAGCTTACTCATAGGCTCAACCTATAGTGACACCCTTACAGGAGCTTCAGGTAATGACATCTTATTTGGATCTTCCAAGAATGATAAACTCATCGGCAATGCGGGCAATGATCTTCTTATCGGTGGCAGTGGCAATGATACGCTTACCGGAAGTAGCGGACAAGATACCCTTTATGGTGATAGTGGAAACGACACCCTTGATGCCAAAGAGGGAGATGATTATCTCATCGGAGGTAGTGGCAACGATACCTTATATGGTGGAAGTGGTGCGGATAAGCTCAGTGGTGGAGCAGGGAATGACACCTTATACGGTGATGTTGGCAATGACACCTATTACTTTAACTTAGGCGATGGCAAAGATACG
Above is a genomic segment from Sulfurospirillum halorespirans DSM 13726 containing:
- a CDS encoding Ig-like domain-containing protein, with the translated sequence MKFGEGISASDIVFRMNGSNLEIDIGNGDFITINSQTNLNNAIEKIVLSDGTYMTNLDIEKLTENLSLYASENGISLTSTDVIRANATMMEMINSYWRSGGDSSGEYTPPIVLDLNGNLTTSIALESSDVYFDYDGDGVKEKTAWIESGDAMLSMDLNGDGLINNGSELFGNYTKLADGSLASDGYAALAQYDSNHDNIIDANDSAFASLKIWKDLNQNGITDAGELTSLQLSNISSIHLSREDGTTFSQITEAGNIISNQTSFTSSSTTSGIVRDVWFKVDQNDTITNNDTFISTVANESFSGGEGNDTYIMKLGGGKDTIDDNDATGLGVDTIRFASGISADQILVKWDRQTNGLVIGIRENSDDDTALKDLADQIVVKNWFDATGKIEKFVFADGTILDAQAIYAKLIQTKENGELSATVLASGDSLDGGRYNDVLFGAEGNELISGNDGDDYVSGQAGDDQLMGDDGDDVLDGGLGSDILMGGNGDDYYIFEKSSGHDLISDSAGIDTLMLGAGITREDILAKVVGDDIILGVKETGKSFEELSDTITIKNWTQTGFEIENVMLDDGTLLSLDDLRNQAPILTDTEVSIAMQDLRQSTGTIAVTDPDSDTLVYSISTQTTHGTLSVDEAGAWVYKANAGYIGEDSAIIKVDDGNGGVVEQTLNFDLKVSAPTINTTALTLLEDNSYSNTLAVTNPIGGALTYAILDATDYGSFVLNSDGTYNYTPSLNYNGSDSLTLKVTNEYGLSSTQTIELNITPVNDTPTFVSSEDESYLLKNTRLVTGAINASDIDGDTLSYALSTNPTHGTLTLDATTGVWSYESLFGYIGNDSATISVNDGKGGVITKNIIFNAKGLVYEGGDITISAQTIGDTLDLGTNGMDALNFDKSGNNLTITVKDQGVITISDYFTQPNQSLTTLSTSWGEINIDKEAIKQAGGTWWWPFGSATANNSVDSLLIGSTYSDTLTGASGNDILFGSSKNDKLIGNAGNDLLIGGSGNDTLTGSSGQDTLYGDSGNDTLDAKEGDDYLIGGSGNDTLYGGSGADKLSGGAGNDTLYGDVGNDTYYFNLGDGKDTITDTSFSFCSWNTPEGGDDTITFGEGIEKEDVTFLMQCGNLSIKYGDKESVVISGQSNDASAIERFELSDGSYLSSNDVESIIQQMSAYAKDNGIYISSNSSIENNQALMQIVSSSWHNA